Proteins co-encoded in one Leptospira inadai serovar Lyme str. 10 genomic window:
- the pepN gene encoding aminopeptidase N, with protein sequence MDNILTQQEALLRSNQISDVSYSLKLELEAGSQEYSGDSTLGFVYSGGKKGQLKVDFVSKKIEILWLNGKEETNYEKKESSLQIPAELLLTGKNELRIKYRNSFDHTGSGFHKFKDPADSAEYMHTDFEPFEAHRMFPSFDQPDLKAVYDLEVTGPIQWTYIHNTLPISEELLPNDRKRIRFNRTKKFSTYLFALIVGPYAAWEDTAGNIPLRLFCRKSLAKFMDAPNIFAITKEAFGFLQDYFGIPYPYGKYDQIFVPEFNMGAMENVGAVTFSESYIFRGPRIYSEYLNRANTIYHEMVHMWFGNLVTMKWWNDLWLNESFADYLSYYSMSKGKLFSDALEHFYVREEWAYREDQLSTTHPIAGKAENTLEAISNFDGISYSKGASVLRQLMYYVGEEKFRNAMRLYFKRHAEKNTVLEDFLASMSETSGIDVRGWSREWLETTGVNTLSPARKNEKSFLLQRPSDGNHLYRTHALQATLYRETDGKFVQIERKRVLIKGEETLLEESLQPRATDLLLLNTEDYAYAKTYLPAESISLIKKRLDTLSDRFSRRIVWGSLWQMVRDAELSPRDFLDLVFDQGLKEPDLSVRNSHILTKALTTISNYLSQDEREAWSEKLNGIAKTQLAKKTNGEQEQILWFRILESTSRTRNQLAYLKLLLQGQESIFGLPIDQERRWGILSRLSAFGDSEALNLVSQEEQKDDSDLGAKKAFLARISFPDSKIKKEAWDRFKTPKEEDSSDFLRFGMRGFQWDHQKEILIPFVDEYFDSVVPIYEKRDPHFSGAFGHMLFPSFEPDRELLQKTQDFLKNHPNLPKLLRKDLQQQRDDLIRTLRILEKYKK encoded by the coding sequence ATGGATAATATCTTAACTCAACAAGAAGCGCTCTTAAGATCCAACCAAATCTCGGATGTATCTTATTCCCTTAAACTTGAATTGGAAGCGGGTTCTCAGGAATATTCCGGAGATTCGACTCTAGGATTCGTTTATTCCGGAGGAAAGAAAGGACAGCTCAAAGTGGACTTCGTTTCCAAAAAGATAGAAATTCTTTGGTTGAACGGAAAAGAAGAAACCAATTACGAGAAAAAAGAATCCAGTCTTCAAATTCCGGCCGAGCTACTCCTAACGGGAAAGAACGAGCTGAGAATCAAATATAGAAATTCGTTCGATCATACGGGTTCGGGTTTCCATAAATTCAAAGACCCGGCGGATTCCGCCGAATATATGCATACGGACTTTGAACCGTTCGAAGCGCATCGAATGTTTCCTTCCTTCGATCAACCCGATCTAAAAGCGGTTTACGATCTGGAAGTAACCGGTCCGATTCAATGGACCTATATTCATAATACTCTTCCTATTTCGGAAGAGTTATTGCCGAACGATAGAAAGAGGATTCGGTTTAACAGGACTAAAAAGTTTTCCACGTATCTATTCGCGTTGATCGTAGGTCCTTATGCGGCCTGGGAAGATACCGCGGGAAATATTCCCTTGCGATTGTTTTGCCGAAAATCTTTGGCAAAATTTATGGACGCCCCGAATATTTTCGCGATTACGAAGGAAGCGTTCGGCTTTTTACAGGATTACTTCGGGATTCCGTATCCGTACGGAAAATACGATCAAATCTTTGTTCCGGAATTCAATATGGGCGCGATGGAAAACGTGGGTGCGGTCACGTTTTCGGAGAGTTACATATTTAGAGGGCCTAGAATATATTCCGAATATCTAAATCGTGCTAATACGATTTATCACGAAATGGTCCATATGTGGTTCGGGAATCTTGTGACGATGAAATGGTGGAACGATCTCTGGCTGAACGAAAGTTTTGCCGATTATCTTTCCTATTACTCGATGTCCAAGGGAAAATTATTTTCCGACGCATTGGAACACTTCTACGTTCGGGAGGAATGGGCGTACAGGGAGGATCAACTTTCAACGACCCATCCGATCGCAGGGAAGGCGGAAAATACACTGGAAGCGATCAGTAATTTTGACGGAATTTCTTATTCCAAAGGGGCCTCCGTTTTAAGACAGTTGATGTACTACGTAGGTGAGGAAAAATTTCGAAATGCGATGAGGCTGTATTTCAAGCGTCATGCCGAGAAAAATACCGTACTCGAAGACTTTTTAGCAAGCATGTCGGAGACGAGCGGGATTGACGTTCGAGGCTGGAGCCGAGAATGGTTGGAAACCACCGGAGTCAATACGTTAAGTCCCGCACGCAAAAACGAAAAATCATTTCTACTGCAAAGACCGTCGGACGGAAATCATCTTTATAGGACCCACGCTTTGCAAGCGACCTTGTACAGGGAGACCGACGGTAAGTTCGTCCAAATCGAAAGGAAGAGAGTGCTGATCAAAGGAGAAGAGACTCTTCTAGAGGAAAGCCTGCAGCCGAGGGCAACCGATCTTTTGCTCTTGAATACCGAAGACTACGCATACGCAAAAACATACCTTCCCGCCGAATCGATTTCGCTTATAAAAAAACGCTTGGATACCCTTTCGGATCGCTTCTCTCGACGAATCGTTTGGGGAAGTCTATGGCAAATGGTGCGAGATGCGGAACTTTCTCCACGAGACTTCCTGGATCTGGTCTTCGACCAAGGCTTGAAGGAACCGGATTTATCCGTTAGAAACAGCCACATACTGACCAAGGCCTTGACTACGATCTCCAATTACCTATCCCAAGACGAGCGGGAAGCTTGGTCGGAAAAACTGAACGGAATCGCAAAGACCCAACTCGCAAAGAAGACGAACGGAGAACAGGAACAGATACTCTGGTTCCGAATTTTGGAAAGTACGTCCCGTACCCGAAACCAACTAGCATACTTAAAACTTCTATTGCAAGGCCAGGAATCGATTTTCGGATTACCGATCGACCAAGAACGAAGATGGGGGATTCTCTCCCGGCTGAGCGCCTTTGGAGATTCCGAGGCGTTAAATTTAGTATCGCAGGAAGAGCAAAAGGACGACTCCGACCTGGGAGCCAAGAAAGCCTTTCTGGCTCGGATTTCCTTTCCGGATTCGAAAATTAAGAAAGAAGCGTGGGATCGATTTAAAACACCGAAAGAAGAAGATTCCTCCGACTTTCTGCGCTTCGGCATGCGAGGATTTCAGTGGGATCATCAGAAGGAAATATTAATCCCGTTCGTGGACGAATACTTCGATTCGGTGGTCCCGATTTATGAAAAAAGGGACCCGCATTTTTCGGGAGCCTTCGGCCATATGCTATTTCCATCCTTCGAGCCCGATCGCGAACTTCTTCAGAAAACCCAGGATTTTCTTAAGAATCACCCGAATCTTCCCAAGCTATTGCGGAAAGATCTACAACAGCAACGGGATGATTTGATCCGAACCTTAAGGATTTTGGAAAAATATAAGAAATGA
- a CDS encoding alkane 1-monooxygenase has product MSNWKRLAFLVAFVVPVLAVAGYYLGGGFNFLTFAVVFGILPILDVLVGSDPSNPDEADVAGLQQEFYFRFLTYVWAWILFALVLWSLWEVQTHTLTWLESVGFVLAIGINTGGIGITVAHELGHRNTKIEQWYSKFILMTVCYMHFFIEHNRGHHINVSTDGDPATSKKGESFYSFYPRTLKGSLTDAWHLEKKRLEKKGRSVWTLENEMITSIIIPVSFIGIVLGVFYAITGNLKWEVPVFFLVQSWIAFSLLELVNYIEHYGLKRLEVSPGKFEKVLPIHSWNQNFAVSNAFLFHLQRHSDHHANAGRRYQSLRHFEESPQLPYGYTVMILIALVPSLWYRMMDWRLENWKQKYYGSADGDKRRKDSDAMQKGKVAVV; this is encoded by the coding sequence ATGAGCAACTGGAAGAGATTAGCATTCCTGGTCGCATTCGTCGTACCTGTATTGGCAGTAGCGGGTTATTATTTAGGAGGGGGATTTAACTTCCTCACGTTCGCAGTCGTTTTCGGTATTTTGCCGATCTTGGATGTTCTGGTGGGTTCGGATCCATCTAACCCGGATGAGGCGGATGTCGCCGGATTGCAGCAGGAATTTTATTTTCGATTTTTGACGTATGTGTGGGCCTGGATTCTGTTCGCTTTAGTGCTATGGTCGCTGTGGGAAGTCCAAACTCATACGTTGACTTGGTTGGAGTCGGTCGGTTTTGTTTTGGCGATCGGAATCAATACCGGCGGAATCGGAATAACGGTGGCTCACGAGTTAGGACATAGAAATACCAAAATAGAACAGTGGTATTCTAAATTCATTCTGATGACCGTCTGCTACATGCATTTCTTTATCGAGCATAATAGAGGACATCATATCAACGTATCGACCGATGGAGATCCTGCTACCAGTAAAAAAGGGGAATCTTTCTATTCCTTCTATCCGAGGACGTTGAAAGGAAGTCTAACGGACGCTTGGCACCTTGAAAAGAAACGGTTGGAAAAGAAAGGACGATCGGTTTGGACTCTGGAAAACGAGATGATTACTTCCATAATAATCCCGGTGTCGTTTATCGGAATCGTGCTCGGAGTATTTTATGCCATCACCGGAAATCTAAAATGGGAGGTCCCGGTCTTTTTCTTAGTTCAAAGCTGGATCGCTTTTTCGCTTTTGGAACTCGTGAATTACATAGAGCATTACGGTTTGAAACGCTTGGAAGTATCTCCAGGTAAATTCGAAAAGGTTCTTCCGATTCATTCCTGGAATCAAAACTTCGCGGTATCGAACGCCTTTTTATTCCATCTTCAAAGACACTCGGATCACCATGCAAACGCGGGTCGTCGTTACCAAAGTCTTAGACATTTTGAAGAAAGTCCCCAACTTCCGTACGGTTATACGGTCATGATTCTGATCGCCTTAGTTCCGAGTTTATGGTACAGGATGATGGATTGGAGATTGGAGAATTGGAAACAAAAATACTACGGTTCCGCCGATGGTGATAAACGAAGAAAGGATAGCGACGCTATGCAAAAAGGGAAGGTCGCGGTAGTTTAA
- a CDS encoding putative bifunctional diguanylate cyclase/phosphodiesterase, producing MDHRDFNLYSSLNKIPFLKSYSRKIMTVALLGALIPLGSLLFFIGIFARIDSEIATPIVSLALLSTSIGAFITIFGLHKLLAPVVYTSKSLHRYKSEKILPDLPTEFRDEVGILMRDTASTVKKLDELVHYLVNYDGLTGLPNRTHFLERFSIALRELSEKDSSLSIPILSLEVTRIKEIRLNYGLHMGDLYLRGLAQKLEVLLGQETVLARTGDGEFSFFPVLPDSKVLSDAEKWAKKIQDAASSSIQVVSQNISSEIKAGIAVYPFDGKSADQLLLKSETALNQAKQSGFSKVQSYSSEWKIRMKEKYLMEKDLAQSIAKEELFLNYQPRIDLQTGKTVSAEALIRWQHPDLGIVSPTVFIPIAEESGFIMEIGEFVLEKALEDLAQWKKANLSPIRISINLSAKQLEDSQIPKKILRSIEKYAIEVGDIELEITESSLITNMTSALEILAELHSWGIALSLDDFGTGYSNLAYLSRLPLRTLKIDQSFVRRILVDSNSLAISRTIVALGKSLGLRITAEGIETENQLRKIRDLGCDEVQGFYFSRPISFQDLIEFTHRK from the coding sequence GTGGATCACAGAGATTTTAATCTTTATTCATCATTAAATAAAATTCCTTTTTTAAAATCCTATAGTCGTAAGATCATGACGGTCGCCTTGTTAGGCGCGTTAATTCCTCTCGGCTCCCTTCTTTTCTTTATCGGCATTTTTGCAAGGATCGATTCCGAAATCGCGACTCCTATCGTTTCCCTCGCACTGCTTTCGACATCGATCGGCGCGTTCATAACAATATTCGGATTACATAAACTTTTAGCGCCCGTCGTTTATACCTCAAAATCCCTGCATAGATATAAATCGGAAAAGATTCTCCCCGATTTACCGACGGAATTTCGAGACGAAGTCGGAATTCTAATGAGAGATACCGCGAGTACGGTTAAGAAATTAGACGAACTCGTACATTATTTGGTGAATTACGACGGATTGACCGGTCTTCCCAATAGGACCCATTTCCTAGAAAGATTTTCCATCGCTCTTAGGGAACTTTCCGAAAAGGATAGTTCCCTAAGCATCCCGATTCTTTCTTTAGAAGTTACCCGAATCAAAGAGATACGATTGAATTACGGTTTGCATATGGGAGATTTGTATCTGCGCGGATTAGCTCAAAAGCTGGAAGTCCTACTGGGACAAGAAACGGTTTTGGCTCGCACCGGCGACGGGGAATTTTCTTTCTTTCCCGTTCTACCGGACTCGAAAGTTTTATCCGATGCCGAAAAATGGGCTAAGAAAATTCAAGACGCGGCTTCCTCTTCGATCCAAGTCGTCAGCCAAAATATCTCATCCGAAATCAAAGCCGGAATCGCAGTCTATCCTTTCGATGGAAAATCTGCCGATCAACTCCTATTAAAATCGGAAACCGCATTAAACCAAGCCAAGCAATCCGGCTTCTCAAAAGTGCAGTCCTATTCATCCGAATGGAAAATTCGTATGAAAGAGAAATACTTAATGGAAAAGGACCTGGCACAATCCATAGCCAAGGAGGAATTGTTTCTAAATTATCAACCGCGTATCGATTTACAAACGGGTAAAACCGTATCTGCGGAAGCTTTGATTCGCTGGCAACATCCGGACCTCGGAATCGTTTCACCGACCGTTTTTATTCCGATAGCCGAGGAATCGGGTTTTATTATGGAGATCGGCGAATTTGTCCTGGAAAAGGCGTTGGAGGATTTGGCACAATGGAAAAAAGCGAACCTTTCTCCGATTCGTATTTCGATTAATCTTTCCGCAAAGCAGTTGGAAGATTCTCAGATTCCCAAAAAAATTCTACGTTCCATCGAAAAGTACGCGATCGAAGTCGGAGATATCGAATTAGAGATTACCGAATCTAGTTTGATAACAAACATGACCTCCGCATTAGAAATTCTAGCCGAATTACACTCCTGGGGAATCGCCCTCTCTCTCGACGATTTCGGAACCGGTTATTCGAATCTCGCGTATTTAAGCAGGCTTCCGTTGCGTACCTTAAAAATAGACCAATCCTTCGTGCGTAGAATCTTAGTCGATTCCAATTCCCTTGCAATTTCCCGAACCATTGTCGCATTGGGTAAAAGTTTGGGACTCAGAATTACCGCCGAAGGAATCGAAACCGAGAACCAGCTCAGAAAAATCCGCGATCTGGGCTGCGATGAAGTACAGGGCTTTTATTTTAGCCGACCCATTTCGTTTCAAGATCTCATCGAATTCACTCATAGAAAATAA
- a CDS encoding FAD-dependent monooxygenase produces the protein MEEITDVLISGSGPAGLMAACQLADQGISFRIIDKGKAFSNLSRALAVQARTLEIFQQMGIADKAIRQGEKVRGILLLTKNGLAKGELGLVGNSITPFPFILILPQDRTERLLAKRLNELGSNIEWESELLSIKQNSENITALVRTSNGDREIKAKYLIGADGAHSATRHALGIDFVGDAYEHTFYLADLSVSWDLPRGYAVVSPGATDFNGFFPMPGESHYRILGIIPEELRDSMVDLKLVQTILKEKVPISLQVSDPRWLSQYKLHHRCAKYLRKGRGFLCGDAGHIHSPAGGQGMNTGLQDAHNLAWKLSFVLKYKVSEKILDSYERERLPFARRLVKGTDAIFSTATGKSIFARFFRTRLLPRLMPILFSFQKIRLLIFQSISQTQISYKESYLSRIVLSPLSGKRLPHANLTSGNSILNEMDSKTFHLIFLMQNSPEFDFSSGEIPLKVHHFIPEIERDLCEATGMKSGMILVRPDQYVSFSSETISIDLLNRYFSALYES, from the coding sequence GTGGAAGAAATCACCGACGTATTAATTAGCGGTTCCGGACCGGCCGGTTTAATGGCCGCTTGCCAATTAGCCGATCAGGGAATTTCTTTTCGAATCATCGATAAAGGAAAAGCATTTTCAAACCTCTCCCGTGCATTAGCGGTTCAAGCCAGAACGCTCGAAATTTTTCAGCAAATGGGAATCGCTGACAAAGCTATCCGCCAAGGGGAAAAGGTTCGTGGAATTCTGCTTTTAACGAAAAACGGTTTAGCAAAGGGTGAATTGGGGCTTGTCGGAAATTCTATCACCCCGTTTCCGTTTATTCTGATTCTTCCTCAGGACAGAACCGAACGGCTATTAGCAAAAAGATTAAACGAACTTGGCTCGAACATCGAATGGGAGAGCGAGCTTTTATCCATTAAACAGAATTCAGAGAATATCACCGCCCTCGTTCGGACTTCGAACGGAGATCGTGAAATCAAAGCTAAATATTTGATCGGGGCCGACGGTGCTCATAGTGCTACGAGGCATGCTTTAGGAATCGATTTCGTAGGAGACGCTTACGAACATACGTTTTACTTAGCGGATCTTTCCGTCTCTTGGGATCTGCCCAGAGGTTATGCGGTCGTAAGTCCGGGTGCAACCGACTTTAACGGATTTTTTCCGATGCCTGGGGAATCCCATTATCGGATATTAGGAATCATTCCCGAGGAACTTCGGGATTCGATGGTGGATTTGAAACTAGTTCAAACGATTCTTAAGGAGAAAGTGCCTATTTCGCTCCAGGTTTCGGACCCGCGTTGGCTTTCCCAATATAAACTTCACCATCGATGCGCGAAATATCTTAGGAAGGGCCGCGGATTCTTATGCGGGGACGCCGGACATATCCATAGCCCGGCAGGTGGACAGGGAATGAATACCGGCTTGCAAGACGCTCATAATCTGGCCTGGAAACTCTCATTCGTGCTGAAATATAAAGTCTCCGAAAAAATTCTGGATTCGTACGAGCGAGAAAGACTACCCTTTGCTCGGCGTCTAGTCAAGGGAACGGATGCGATCTTTTCGACGGCTACAGGGAAATCTATATTCGCCAGATTTTTTCGAACTCGACTTTTACCGAGACTGATGCCGATTCTTTTTTCTTTCCAAAAAATCAGATTATTGATCTTTCAAAGTATTTCTCAAACTCAAATCTCATATAAAGAAAGTTATCTCTCTCGGATCGTTTTATCTCCGCTTTCCGGAAAGCGATTACCGCATGCGAACTTAACGTCCGGCAATTCGATTTTGAATGAGATGGATTCCAAAACGTTTCATCTGATATTTCTAATGCAGAATTCGCCAGAATTCGATTTTTCATCCGGAGAGATTCCCTTGAAAGTTCATCATTTCATTCCCGAAATCGAACGGGATTTATGCGAAGCAACGGGAATGAAGAGCGGAATGATATTAGTTCGCCCCGATCAATATGTTTCCTTTTCATCCGAAACTATTTCGATCGATTTGCTAAATCGATATTTCTCCGCTTTATATGAATCATAA
- a CDS encoding TetR/AcrR family transcriptional regulator: MNHKIVESSLALFLARGFHKVNTDEIAQAAGISKRTLYRYFPSKDELVTATLEHFKMQVRTKFVLVLSQKELPPLHRFRQILTQVAQELSKVSRSLMVDLQRERPDIFAQMVEFRTANIRSLIGLLKEAREKKEINPDIDVPFAIDMLLASINTLLIPEYLVSHNYSFEFGLEKITQIFLDGIKIGENKHPSKRRKI, from the coding sequence ATGAATCATAAGATTGTGGAAAGCAGCTTGGCCTTGTTCTTAGCCCGAGGGTTCCATAAGGTGAATACCGACGAAATCGCTCAGGCTGCCGGCATCAGTAAACGAACATTGTATCGCTACTTCCCTTCTAAGGACGAATTAGTGACCGCGACGCTCGAACATTTTAAAATGCAAGTTCGCACAAAATTCGTGCTCGTCCTATCCCAGAAGGAACTCCCTCCCCTCCACCGATTTCGGCAAATTCTCACGCAGGTCGCCCAGGAACTTTCTAAAGTTTCCCGTAGCTTGATGGTCGATCTCCAGAGAGAAAGGCCGGATATATTCGCGCAGATGGTAGAGTTTCGAACGGCGAATATCAGAAGTCTAATCGGTTTGTTAAAGGAAGCCCGGGAAAAGAAAGAAATTAATCCCGATATAGACGTACCGTTCGCGATCGATATGCTACTTGCTTCGATTAACACTTTGTTAATACCGGAATATCTCGTTTCGCATAATTATTCCTTCGAGTTCGGGTTAGAGAAAATTACTCAGATATTTCTAGACGGAATCAAAATCGGAGAAAATAAACATCCTTCTAAAAGGAGAAAAATATGA